The Deltaproteobacteria bacterium genome includes the window TTGCTTAAACTCTGCGGGAATGACTGTGAAGGATATTATTTCAGCACCCATTACGCTGCCGACGCGGCAACACCCGTGGCAACCAGGTTTATTGAGGGATTCAAGGTTAAGTACGCGAGCATGCCGGATGATGTTGCAGCGCTTACCTACGACTCATTCGGACTTCTCTTCCAGGCGCTTAAAACCGCCAATAAGCTTGACAGAGATTCAATTCGGGATGCCCTTGCCAAAATCCCCAAGTACGAGGGCGTAACGGGGAATATGCAGTTCAAGGAAGGCTCCGGCGATCCCACAAAGAGCGCTGTGATAGTGCAAATTAAGGGCGGTAAATTTGTATACTTCGCAACTGCTAACCCATGATGATCTAAAACCTTTCCTCTCCCTCGATGGGAGATGGCAAGGGAGAGGGTGAAAAAGCGAAGGGGAGGGAATGGTATAACGGAATGACATACGTCCTTCAGCAGTTCCTGAATGCTCTCCAGGTCGGCAGTATATACGCACTTATCGCCCTGGGCTACACCATGGTATACGGTATACTTACCATGATCAACTTTGCCCACGGCGATCTTTTTATGGTTGGTGCATTCTTCTGTTTTCTTGCAGCCATATATCTTAAACTCCCGTTTATTCCGGTACTTATAATTTCAATGATCGGTGTGGCACTGCTCGGTGTTGTTATTGAGCGGTTCGCATACAAGCCGCTGCGTCAAGCGCCGCGCGTTTCCGCTATTATTACCGCGCTTGGTGTAGGTTTGTTTCTGGAAAATTTCACATTGGCCCTAAGCCCCTATCCACAACAGGTGCCCCAGCTCCTGGACAACACAAACTGGACATTCTTCGGCGTATCCATCTCATCGCTGCAGATATTCGTTATCATTTTATCTCTGCTCCTCATGTGGATACTGGATTTGATTGTAAGGCGCACCATGGTGGGTATGGCAATGCGTGCCATATCGTGGGACAAGACCGTGGCGCCCCTTCTGGGTGTACCGGTGAACCTTATTATTTCAATTACCTTTGCCATTGGTACCGGTCTCGGGGGGGCTGCGGGAGTGATGTACGGTCTTGCATACCCGGTAATCGACCCGTATATGGGCATAATGGTGGGATGGAAGGCATTCATCTCTGCCGTAGTAGGCGGTATCGGCAATATTCGCGGCGCCATGATCGGCGGTTACATCCTCGGTGCAGTGGAAATCATGGTGGTTGCCTTTTTACCTTCCACATACCGGGATTTTATAGCTTTTGTCCTTTTATTGGTATTACTGATATTCCGGCCCTACGGGATACTCGGGAAACCGCACCCCCAAAAGGTGTAACAGAATATTTCCCCCTTTTGTAAAGGGGGATAAAGGGGGATTTTTTTAGGTATTAAGTAGTGAGCACTTTGTCCATAAAGCATTATATAGACAAGCTGGAACGTAAACGCTGGCTGATGCCGGCCCTTTTGATTTCCGTTTTTGCGCTCTCCCTCGTCGTTCACCAGTTTGAGTTACTCGATCCTTACGTTCAGCTTGTAATCATGTACATAGGGATCAACATCATCCTGACACTGAGCCTCAACCTCGTAAACGGCTACATGGGGGAGTTTTCCGTAGGGCATGCAGGATTCATGGCCATCGGTGCATATGTTGCTTCATTTCTTACCGTAAGGGTATTTCCCGCAGACATGGCGGCATGGCTATTCCCGGTAGCTGTCTTTGCAGGCGGATTGGTTGCGGCAGTTATCGGTTTGGTGGTGGCTTTTCCCTCTTTCAAGACGAGGGGTGACTACCTTGCCATTGTGACGCTCGCCTTCTGCATGATTGTCAAGTCGGTCATTGAAAATATCGACGCCCTCGGCGGGCCGCGCGGTTTTCTGGGTATGGAGAAACTGTCCACACTTCCCTGGGTCTTCTTCTGGGTTCTTATTTCCGTGTGGGTCATACGCAACCTGATATATTCAAACTTCGGAAGGGGTGTGCTCTCAATCCGTGAGGATGAAGTCGCAAGCGACCTGATGAGCGTAAATACCAACCACGTGAAGGTGCTGGCCTTTACAGTATCTTCTTTTTTTGCCGGTATAGCGGGAGCTCTCTTTGCGCATCTCCTGCAGTTTATCAACCCCCGTGCCTTTGACATTCTCAAATCAACAGACATATTGATAATGGTATACCTTGGGGGAATAGGGTCCATTGCAGGTTCTGTAATTGGCGCCACGGTTTATACTGTATTGCTGGAAGTTTTGCGCCCCATGGGTATCTGGCGCATGGTGATCATGCCCCTTATGTTGGTAATACTGATGATTTTCCGTCCTCGCGGCATTATGGGTATGAGGGAATTTCGCTGGTTTGTGCCTGTTCGCGACATGCTTGCAAGCAGGCTCTGGCGTGAAAAGAGAGCGGATACCTGATGTCTGTTTTGAAAGCTCATAAAGTGACGCACTACTTTGATGGACTGGCTGCGGTTTCAGAATTTAATCTGAACCTTGAACCATACGAACTGGTGGGAATCATCGGCCCTAACGGTGCAGGCAAAACAACAATATTTAACCTGATTACGGGTGTCTACAGAGCAACCAGCGGAAACATATCATTTGAAGGTACGGAGATTGTCGGGAAATCTCCAAGCCGTATCACTTCCCTTGGTATTGCCCGCACATTTCAAAATATCCGCCTTTTCAAAGAGCTGACAGTGCTCGATAATGTCCGCATTGCCCACTATGCGAGGGTGAGGTACAGTCCCATCGAGGCGTTACTCCACGTGGGCCGCTTCGCGAGAGAAGAGGAAGAGATTATCGGGCATTCAATGGATTTGCTTGCCTTCTTGAAACTGGAGAGTTATGCCGATGAACTCTCGAAAAACCTCCCCTACGGTTTGCAGAGAAGACTCGAGATCGCGAGGGCCCTGGCAACAAGACCGAAGCTTCTTCTGCTGGATGAGCCTGCCGCCGGTATGAATCCCAATGAGGTTACCCAGCTTATGGAATTTATCCAATGGATCAGGAAAGAGTTCAACCTGACCATCCTCCTCATCGAGCACCAGATGCACCTGGTAATGAATATCTGCGAAAGGCTTCTTGTCCTCGATTTCGGTGAAACAATTGCCGAAGGGCTGCCGCGGGAGATACAGAACAACTCCCGTGTGCTGGAAGTATACCTTGGTGAGGTGCAGCATTCATGAACAGTAACGGAATGATCCTTTCAGTTGAAAATCTCACCATTGCATATGGAAACATAAAGGCGGTGGATGATATATCTTTCGAGGTGTATGAAGGCGAGATCGTCACTTTAATCGGTGCGAACGGCGCCGGCAAATCGTCCACACTCCGTGCCATATCCGGCATTGTTCCCTATAGTGGCCGGATAACCTACAGACAGCAGGACTTGCGCAGTGTACCAGCCCATCAGATCGTTGCCATGGGTATGGCCCAGGTGCCGGAAGGACGCGGTATATTCGGAAACCTCACGGTAATGGAAAACCTTAAACTCGCCACCTGGCAAAGAAGCGATAAGGGTGAGATTTCAAAGGATTATGAACGAGTATTTGGTCTCTTCCCACAGCTTAAAAATCGAACAAATCAGCTTGGCGGTACACTCTCAGGCGGCGAACAGCAAATGCTGGCAGTGGCCCGGGCGCTCATGAGCAGAAGCAGGACGATGCTCCTTGACGAACCTTCCATGGGACTTTCGCCTGTACTGGTACGCGACATCTTCCATATAATTGTCGACATCAATAAGGCGGGCACTACGGTCCTCCTTGTTGAGCAGAACGCCTATATGGCGTTATCCGTTGCGTCGCGCGCCTACGTGCTGGAAACAGGGAGAATCATCCTTTCCGGCTCAGGCAAAGAACTGCTCGGCGACCCACGCGTCAGGAAAGCCTACCTCGGCTGTTGATAAGGTAAGATATTTGAAAATACTATTCCGGTTCACTGTTGCCCGGAGATTTGGAAGATAAGAGGCTGGTCAACTATTTTTTCTTTTTCTTGTCCAGCTTTGCCTGCTTCTTCTCTTTTGCTGTTTTCAGCGGTTTTTTCTTATCGGTTTTTCTAACATCTTCAGATTTGGCCATACCGGTTTCCTCCCTGGCTTGTCATATGCCTCTACTGCAATATATTCTTCTCATGCAGTCAAACACCTCTGTTTGAGAAGAATCCGCTTTTGGGCGGGCAGAGTATATGAAGATGTCTTTTGTGTGTCAAGAAAATTTAACAGTACAATGGAGTTGAATCCGTAGCGAGCGCATTCCCCGAAGCTTGCTGTGGAAAGCTTCAATTGATGCCTCCCTCAACCCCTTCCGTAAAATTGATCTTCGCAAGAGTTGTCCGCTATTTTTTGACATTTTCGCTTTTGAAATGTTTGTTTAAAAAACGGTTCAGCTGGTTGGCAAACGCCTGACGGTCTTTCCTGCCGAACGTCGAAGGGCCGCCCGTAATCATACCGCCGTCTCTCAGCTCATTCATAAGGTCACGCGTGGCCAGCCGGTCTTTGATGTTATCCTCCGTATAGAGTTCGCCTCTGGGGTTGATTGCAAAGGCGCCCTTGGAAACAACCCGGTCTGCAAGCGGAATATCGGCAGTAATCACTAAGTCGCCCGGCTGCGCGAGTTCAGCAATGCGATCATCGGCCAGATCAGGGCCGGACGGGACCACAATGCTCGAAATAGTAACTGACCGCTCAAGTCTCACCGGCTGATTGGCAACAAAGACCAGGGGCACATGCAAGCGCACAGCCGCCCTGATCAAGATATCCTTGATCACATTCGGAAAAGCATCCGCATCGACAAATATCTGCATTCAGTACCTTTCATGCGTATATCTCAGAAAACCACTTTCTCTATACACCGAAAGATGGAAAAGATAAAATATATTTGATGCCCTGGAATGGTTGGTTGCCTCGCTGAATGCTTCACCTGCGCCGCCTAGCGCGGTGACTTCTTCACTGTCCTCTTCTGCACTCATATCATAAACTTTTTGCCTTTGCCCAAAGATATCCATTAGAAATAAACGAAAAAGTCCTTCAGCACAGCACAGAGTCATTGATATACTTAAAGAGACTTATTGTTTAAAATGTGGTACAAAGTACACGGTCAGGTCATTATAAAGAGCATACATTATAGAAAAAAGGGGGTTGGGAG containing:
- a CDS encoding branched-chain amino acid ABC transporter permease; the protein is MTYVLQQFLNALQVGSIYALIALGYTMVYGILTMINFAHGDLFMVGAFFCFLAAIYLKLPFIPVLIISMIGVALLGVVIERFAYKPLRQAPRVSAIITALGVGLFLENFTLALSPYPQQVPQLLDNTNWTFFGVSISSLQIFVIILSLLLMWILDLIVRRTMVGMAMRAISWDKTVAPLLGVPVNLIISITFAIGTGLGGAAGVMYGLAYPVIDPYMGIMVGWKAFISAVVGGIGNIRGAMIGGYILGAVEIMVVAFLPSTYRDFIAFVLLLVLLIFRPYGILGKPHPQKV
- a CDS encoding YaiI/YqxD family protein, coding for MQIFVDADAFPNVIKDILIRAAVRLHVPLVFVANQPVRLERSVTISSIVVPSGPDLADDRIAELAQPGDLVITADIPLADRVVSKGAFAINPRGELYTEDNIKDRLATRDLMNELRDGGMITGGPSTFGRKDRQAFANQLNRFLNKHFKSENVKK
- a CDS encoding ABC transporter ATP-binding protein — translated: MNSNGMILSVENLTIAYGNIKAVDDISFEVYEGEIVTLIGANGAGKSSTLRAISGIVPYSGRITYRQQDLRSVPAHQIVAMGMAQVPEGRGIFGNLTVMENLKLATWQRSDKGEISKDYERVFGLFPQLKNRTNQLGGTLSGGEQQMLAVARALMSRSRTMLLDEPSMGLSPVLVRDIFHIIVDINKAGTTVLLVEQNAYMALSVASRAYVLETGRIILSGSGKELLGDPRVRKAYLGC
- a CDS encoding branched-chain amino acid ABC transporter permease, coding for MPALLISVFALSLVVHQFELLDPYVQLVIMYIGINIILTLSLNLVNGYMGEFSVGHAGFMAIGAYVASFLTVRVFPADMAAWLFPVAVFAGGLVAAVIGLVVAFPSFKTRGDYLAIVTLAFCMIVKSVIENIDALGGPRGFLGMEKLSTLPWVFFWVLISVWVIRNLIYSNFGRGVLSIREDEVASDLMSVNTNHVKVLAFTVSSFFAGIAGALFAHLLQFINPRAFDILKSTDILIMVYLGGIGSIAGSVIGATVYTVLLEVLRPMGIWRMVIMPLMLVILMIFRPRGIMGMREFRWFVPVRDMLASRLWREKRADT
- a CDS encoding ABC transporter ATP-binding protein, whose amino-acid sequence is MSVLKAHKVTHYFDGLAAVSEFNLNLEPYELVGIIGPNGAGKTTIFNLITGVYRATSGNISFEGTEIVGKSPSRITSLGIARTFQNIRLFKELTVLDNVRIAHYARVRYSPIEALLHVGRFAREEEEIIGHSMDLLAFLKLESYADELSKNLPYGLQRRLEIARALATRPKLLLLDEPAAGMNPNEVTQLMEFIQWIRKEFNLTILLIEHQMHLVMNICERLLVLDFGETIAEGLPREIQNNSRVLEVYLGEVQHS